One genomic region from Apodemus sylvaticus chromosome 1, mApoSyl1.1, whole genome shotgun sequence encodes:
- the Ptdss2 gene encoding phosphatidylserine synthase 2 isoform X3: MIRDWWMCMIISVMFEFLEYSLEHQLPNFSECWWDHWIMDVLICNGLGIYCGMKTLEWLSLKTYKWQGLWNIPTYKGKMKRIAFQFTPYSWVRFEWKPASSLHRWLAVCGIILVFLLAELNTFYLKFVLWMPPEHYLVLLRLVFFVNVGGVAMREIYDFMDELKPHRKLGQQAWLVAAITVTELLIVVKYDPHTLTLSLPFYISQCWTLGSILVLTWTVWRFFLRDITMRYKETRRQKQQSHQATAVNNGDGHPGLDDDLPGTGPTEEEGAPSDGVPAEEGASAAS; the protein is encoded by the exons ATGATCCGTGACTGGTGGATGTGCATGATCATCAGTGTGATGTTCGAGTTCCTGGAGTACAGCCTGGAACACCAGCTGCCCAACTTCAGCGAGTGCTGGTGGGACCAT TGGATCATGGACGTACTCATCTGCAACGGGCTGGGCATCTACTGTGGCATGAAAACCCTCGAGTGGCTGTCCTTGAAGACATACAAGTGGCAGGGCCTCTGGAACATTCCAACCTACAA GGGCAAGATGAAGAGGATTGCCTTTCAGTTCACACCTTACAGCTGGGTACGCTTTGAGTGGAAGCCAGCCTCCAGCCTGCACCGCTGGCTGGCCGTGTGTGGCATCATCCTGGTG TTCCTGCTGGCAGAGCTGAACACCTTCTACCTGAAGTTTGTGCTGTGGATGCCCCCTGAACACTACCTGGTCCTTCTGCGGCTGGTCTTCTTCGTGAACGTGGGTGGTGTGGCCATGCGTGAGATCTACGACTTCATGGATGAATT GAAGCCCCACAGGAAGCTGGGCCAGCAGGCCTGGCTGGTGGCCGCCATCACAGTCACAGAGCTGCTCATCGTGGTGAAGTATGACCCGCACACACTCACTCTGTCACTGCCCTTCTACATCTCCCAGTGCTGGACTCTCGGCTCCATCCTGGTGCTCACGTGGACTGTCTGGCGCTTCTTCCTGCG GGACATCACCATGAGGTACAAGGAGACCCGGCGACAGAAGCAGCAGAGTCACCAGGCCACAGCCGTCAACAATGGGGATGGGCACCCAGGGCTGGATGATGACCTGCCAGGGACTGGACCTACAGAGGAAGAGGGGGCCCCCAGTGATGGTGTGCCTGCTGAGGAGGGGGCCTCAGCTGCGTCATGA